CCGCGGCGGCGCTGCTGCTCATCGGCTGCTTCAACGTGACGAACCTGCTGCTCGCGCGCTCGGCCACGCGCTCCCGCGAGATCGCGCTCCGCGCGGCGCTCGGCGCGAGTCGGTCGCGGCTCGTCGCGCAGCTGCTGGCGGAGAGCGCGGCGCTCGCGCTCCTCGGCGGCGCCGCGGCGATGCTCGTCGCGAGCTGGATCGTCCGGCTCCCGGCCGCCGCGGCGCTCGTCGCGCCGACGCCGTTCACGCCGTTCGCGGTGGGACGCGAGGACGTGGCGCTCGACGGACGCGTGTTCGCGTTCGCCGCCGTCCTCACGTTAGGCACCGGCCTGCTCGTCGGCCTCCTGCCGGCGATTCGCCTCTCCGCGCTCGCGCCGCACGCCGCGCTCGCCGGCGGCGCGCGCGCGACCGGCGGGCCGGTGAGCCGGCGGGCGCGGCACGGCCTCGTCGTGGGCCAGATCGCGCTCTCGCTCGCGCTGCTCGTCGGCGCGGGGCTGCTGCTGCGCAGCTACCTGCGGCTGTCGCGCGTCGACCCCGGCTTCCGCGCCGAGGACGTGCTCGTCGTGGACCTCAACCTCGCGCTGCCGACGTACCGCGACCCGGCGCGCACCGCGCAGCTCGTCGACCAGCTGCTGCCGCGCGTCGCCGCGCTGCCGGGCGTGCGCGCGGTCGGCGCCGCGGAGACGCTGCCGTTAGGCGGGCCGCCGCCGAGCTCGGACTTCCGCGTCCTCGGCCGCGACGAGCCCGCGCCGAACGACGAGCCGGAGGCGATCTTCGGCGCGGTGACGCCGACGTACTTCGCGACCATGGGCATCGAGGTCGTGCGCGGGCGCGCGCTCGCCGCCACCGACGACGAGCACGCGCCGCCCGTCGCGGTCATCAACGAGGCGCTCGCCCGCAAGTACTTTCCCGACGAGGATCCGATCGGCAAGCGCCTCGCGATCAGCATCGAGGCGCTGCGCTTCGATCGCCCGAACGCGCCGCCGCGGCTCGACTTCCCGAGCGCGGAGCGGCACATCGTCGGCGTCGTCCGCGACGTGCGCCACGACGGGCTCACCGACGTCGCGCGCCCCGAGATCTTCCTCCCGTTCCGCCAGCGCCCGGCGCGCTCGCTCGGCGTCGTCGCGCGCACGACCGGCGACCCGCTGGCGCTCGCCGCCGCCGTCGGCCGCGAGCTGCGCACCGTCGACCCGAACCAGCCCGTCGCCCGCACGTCGACGATGCAGCTGCGCGTCGCGGAGTCGTTAGGCGCGCCCCGCGCGCGCACGGGGCTCGTCGCGATGTTCGCGCTCGTCGCCGTGGCGCTCGCCGGCGTCGGCGTCTACGGCGTCGTCGCGTACGGCGTGGCGCAGCGCACCCGCGAGCTCGGCGTGCGCCTGGCGCTCGGCGCGCGGCAGACCGACCTCGCGCGGCTCGTGATGCGCCAGGGCGCGCCGCTCATCGCCGCCGGGCTCACGTTAGGCATCGGCGGCGCGTGGGTCGGCTCGCACGCGCTCGGCGCGCTGCTCTACGGTGTGGACGCGGCGGACGCGCTGACGTTCGTCGTCGTGCCGGCGCTCGTGGGCGCGGTGGCGCTGCTCGCGACGTGGGTGCCGGCGCGGCGCGCGGGGCGCGTCGATCCGGCGATCACACTCCGAGCGGACTGAGGATCGACGACGCGCCGTCCCCGGCGCAGTCGGATCGAACTCATAGCACCCGCTGCAGAAAGCGCAGCACGACGCCCAACACCGCTGTCCCCTCCGGCCCCCCGTCCGCCAGGTCGAACCCGTGCTCCGCCCACGGCACCTCGACGTACACGACCGGCACCCCCGCGCGCCGTAGCGCCGCCGCGGCGGCGCGGCCGAACGCCGGCTTCACGAGGTGGTCGTGTCCGGCGTACACGAGGAGCGCCGGCGGCAGCCCCGCCCGCACCCACGTCTTCGGCGACGCGTCGCGGTAGCGGTCGGGCACCGCGTCGGGCGCGCCGCCGAGGAAGTCGCGCAGCACGGCGCGCACGCCGATCGGGTCGGGCGACGGCGGGTCGACGTAGCCGCGCGCGAGGTCGAACGGCGCGTAGAAGCTGACGGTGCCGCGGATCGTCAGCGGCGGCGCGACCGGGCCCCATGCCGTGCGCGTCGCGAGGTGCCCGCCCGACGAGCGGCCAAGCAGCGCGACGCGCGCCGTGTCCACACCCCACGCGGCGGCCGAATCGCGCACGAGCGCCAGGCCGCGGCGGACGTCGTCGAGCGCCGCCGGGTACGGGTGGGCGGGGGCGTGCCGGTAGTCGAGCGCGACGACCGTGTAGCCGTTTGCCGCGATCCACCGCTGGATCGGCGCCCCCTGCGCGGCGTCGCCGTTGCGCCACGCGCCGCCGTAGAGCACGACGACCGTCGGCCGTGGAGCGCCGCCAGCCGCGCGGTACAGACGGAGCGCGAGCGGCGAGCCGTCGACCGCGGCGTAGTGGACCACCCGCTCCGTGACACCCGTCGGTGCCGGTAGCCCGCGGACCGCGCCCAGCAGGAGCCGTCGCGGCGGGAGCACCGGATGGACCGCCGAGCCGTCCGCCGGGCGCGGGCGTCGCAGCTCCAGCCCGTCCACGGCCGCCATCCCCGCTGCCCCGGCGCGGAACGCTGTCGCCGCCGGCACGAGCCCGAGGACGGCTGCCGCCAGTACGGGGACAGTCAGGAGCCACCGGTGGCGTGCGTCCCGGAGCAGCGCGATCGCCACGCCGCCGAGCATCAGCGCCAGCAGCGACAGCAGCGGGCCCACCTCGGCCGTCGCGATCCGCAGGACCACGAGGCCGAACCGCCATGGAGGCAGCACGAGCGGGACGAGCGTCGCCGCGAGCGGGAGGGCGACGAGCAGGATCGCGATCGATCGGCGGAGGCGCACCTGGCGGAAGCATTCGGGGAAGGACGGCGGTCGGCGCGAGCATGCGCTCTACGCGGCGGCCGCGGGGCCGGATGCGTCGAGCGACCGGCAGAATTTGCCGCAGCGGCCAGATCTGCCGGCGGGCCGCGCCCGCGCGCGATCCGCGGCCTATCGCGCAAGTCGTTTCCTTGCAGCGACTTGCCGGAGAGCACGGGGTCGGCCGACGACGGTCCGGCGGTTGCTTTGCCCCTGTGGCGCGCGGAACCACGTCGCGCCCCCTCTCGCACGCCCCCTCCCTCCCGCCGCACATGCCGAACGGTCTCTCCAGCGCCGCCAGCGCGCTCCGCTACTGGGAGCGCCGGCAGGAGATCGCCTCGAACAACCTCGCGAACGCGTCGACCGACGGCTTCAAGGCCGAGCGCGTGTTCGGGAAGATGTTCGGCGATGCCCTGACCGTGGCCCAGACGGCGACCGACACGCGCGCCGGCTCGTTCCGCCAGACCGGCAACCCGCTCGACGTCGCGATCAAGGGCGACGCGTTCCTCGTCGTCGACACCCCGAACGGCGAGCGGTTCAGCCGCGGCGGATCGCTCGCCCTCGACCCCGCCCGCCGCCTCGTGGACGGCAGCGGCCACCCGGTGCTCGGCGAGCAGGGGCCGATCGTCGTGCCCGACGGCACGGTGACGATCGACGGCACGGGCACGGTACGCGTGAACGGCGCGGCGATCGACCGGCTGCGCCTCGAGCGCGCCGGCGCCCCGGCCACGCTCGCGCACGAGGGGGGCACCCTCCTCGTCCCCGACGGCGCCCGCGCCCGGGTGCCCGACGCCGAGCGCTCCGTGACGCAGGGCTTCGTCGAGGAGAGCAACGTCAACACCGTCTCGTCGATGGTGGACATGATCGCGGTGCAGCGCGCGTACGCGTCGGTGCAGAAGGCGATCAGCACGATGGACGCCGTGCGCGGCACCGCGGCCAACGAGTTGGGCAAGCCCGTCTGACCACGAACGAGTCACGAGTTCCGAGTCCCGAGTCCCGAGTCCCGAGTCCCGAGTCCCGAGTCCCGATATGGATCCCGCCCTCCGCGCCGCCGCCAGCGGCATGATGGCCCAGCAGCTCCGCACCGAGGTCATCGCGAACAACCTCGCGAACGTCAACACGACGGGCTTCAAGCGCAGCCGCGCGAACTTCGAGGACCTGCTCTATCAGACCGTGCAGGGCGCCGCCGTGCTCGGACAGCCCGAGAGCCAGACGCAGCCCGCCGTGCAGATCGGGCGCGGCACGCGGCTCGTCGGCGTGCAGCGGCTGCACACGCAGGGCGCGCTCGAGACGACGAACCGACCGCTCGACGTCGCGATCGAGGGCGAGGGCTTCTTCCAGGTGCAGGCGCCCGGCGGCCAGACCGAGTACACGCGCGACGGCACGTTCCAGATCTCCGACCAGGGTGTGCTCGTCACCGGCTCCGGCTACACGCTGGTGCCGAACATCAAGATCCCGAGCGACGCGACGGGCCTCACCATCTCGGCCAGCGGCATCGTGAGCGCGACGCGCGGCCAGTCGACGCAGCCCGAGGAGCTCGGGCGCATCGAGGTGGCGCGGTTCGCGAACCCCGCCGGGCTGCAGGCCCAGGGCGAGAACCTCTACGCCGCGACGGCCGCGAGCGGCGAGCCGGTCACCGGCTTCCCGCAGGAGGACGGCTTCGGCCGCTGCGTCCAGGGCGCGGTCGAGTCGAGCAACGTCGAGATCGTGCAGGAGATGGTGGACATGATCTCCGCCATGCGCGCGTACGAGATCAACTCGAAGGCGATCAAGAACAGCGAGGACATGCTGGAGATCGCGAACAACCTGGTGAAATGAGAGCGTCGAGCGTGGAGCCTGGAGCGTGGAGCGTGCTGCTCGCGCTTCTCCTGCTCGTCGCACTCGGCACGCCGCTCGCCGCGCAGCCGAAGGCGTCGTGCACGCCCGTGGCCGCGCGCGCGCTCGTCCGCGGGCAGACGTTGACGGCGGACGACATCAGCATGGTGGACGCGAAGGGCGGCTCTGCGCTCTGCGCGCTGCGCTCTGCGCTCGTCGGTTCGCAGACGCGCCGGATGATCGCCGCCGGCGAGCCGCTGCGCGAGCCGGCCGTCGCGCCGCCTAACGTCGTCGCCGCGAACACGCCGGTCGCCGTGGTCTACCGCGACACGGGGATCGAGGTGCGCCTCAAGGGCGTCGCCCAGAACGCCGCGCCGCTCGGCGGACGCGTGACCGTGCACGTCGACGTCCGCCGCCGCCTCGACGGCATCGTCGTCGCGCCGGGCGTCGTGGAAGTGAAGTGACCAACGTGCCTAACACCCGCATGCGTCTCACGCTCGCCGCCGCGCTGCTGCTCGCGCCCGCCGCCGTTCTCGCGCAGCCGGCCGCCGCACCCGCCGCCGCACCCGCCGCCGCACCCGCCGCCGCACCCGCATCCGCGGTTTCCGCTCCCGCGGCACCGGCTCCCGCCCGTCCCGGCCTGCACAGCTGGCTGTCCGACCGCCGCGAGTTCGTCGTCGGCGACATCATCACCGTGCTCGTCGACGACTACACGATCTCGAGCGCGATCAAGGACGACCTCGCGACGCAGCGGCGCAACCGCGACCTCGGGCTCGGCGTCGACGTCAACACCGGCGGCCCGAAGGCCACGGCGATCGACGCGCGCATCAACAGCCGCAACAACGCCGACGCCCAGAACCGCGGCGAGGCGCGCCGCGAGAACCGCTTCCAGAGCGAGATGAGCGTGCGCGTCGTATCCGTCGGCGAGCACGGGCTGCTGCAGGTGAAGGGCACGCGTCTGGTCGACGTCGACAAGGGGAAGCAGAACATCTCCCTCGCCGGCTGGCTCCGCGCGCAGGACGTCTCCACCGCGAACGTCGTCGAGTCGTCGCGCATCGCCGACGCACAGCTGACCTACCTCTCCCCCGGCCCGTTAGGCAAGCCGAAGCAGGGCCTCGTCTCCCGCGTGGTCAGCATCGTCTGGCCGTGAGCATGCGCCGTTACCCGTTCTCCCTCCTCCGCGCCGCGCTGCGCAACGCCGTCGTGGCACCGCCCAAGCAGACCGCCACGGACTACGCCGCGCTCGGCCGCCTGCTGGCCGAGTACGACGCGCGCGCGCTCGAGACGCGCCGCGCCGCCGACGCGCGCCGCCGCCGCCTCGCGCTCGCCATGGGCACCGTGGTCGTCGACGAGCCGACACCGTCGGCCGACGCCGAGCACCCGCCGCGCCTCGAGCACCTCCGCCTCACGCCGTTCCAGGCGTTCGCCGCCGTCGCCGTGCCCGCGAAGCGCGGCCTCGAGCGCGCCGTCGCCCTCGTCGTCGCGGAGCTCGCCGATTCGGTGCGTGACACCGTCCGCCGTCCGACGCGTTCGGCCGTCGGCGCGGTGCTGCTCGCGTTGGGCGCCCTCGCGCCCGCCGCGCTGCGCGCCCAGGACGTCCGCATCAAGGACCTCACGATCGCCGAGGGCGCCGCGCCGATCCGGCTCGTCGGCTACGGCCTCGCGGTGGGCCTCGACGGCACCGGCGACCGCGCGAACGGCGTCCGCGGCTCGGGCATGACGGTGCAGAGCGTCGTGAACCTGCTCCGCCGCTTCGACGTCGAGGTGCCGGCGGAGCTGCTCCGCACGCGCAACGTCGCCGCGGTGCTCGTCACCGCGGAGGTCTCGCCGTATCTCCGCTCCGGCGGCCGCTTCGACGTGCACGTCGCGTCGATGGGCGACGCGCGCTCGCTGCGCGGCGGCGTGCTGTGGATGACGCCACTCGTCGCCGAGGCGGGCGGCAAGCCGTACGCGCTCGCGCAGGGCGCGCTCATGGTGAGCGAGTCCGCCGACCCGCGCGACCGCTACGCCGCGCCGACGGTCGAGACGACGGTGCGTCTGCCGAACGGCGGACAGCTCGAGGTCGACCTGCCGCGTCCGAGCTTCGCCGGCGCGTCGCGGCTGCTGCTGAAGGAGCCCGACGTCGGCACGGCCTCGAAGATCGCCGCCGCGATCAACGGCGCGTTAGGCGCGAAGACCGCGACGGTCGAGGATCCGGGCGCCGTCGCGCTCGCGCTCCCCGACACCGGCGACCGCGCGCTCATGCTGAGCAAGGTCCGCGACCTCGCGGTGCGCCCCGACCGCATCGCGCGTCTCGTCATCGACGGACGCGACGGCACGGTGGTCGCGGGCGGCGACATGACCGTCGGCGAGGCGGTCGTGAGCCACGGCGCGGTGACGCTCACCATCGGCGCCCAGACCGGCCCCGCGCCGGCGCCCGGCGACACGTCGGTCGCGCCGGGCGACGTGCGCGTCACGCCCGGCACGACGGTGCAGAAGGTGGCCGCCGCGCTGCACGCGGTGCAGACGCCGGCGCCCGAGATCGCGGCGATCTTCCTCGCGCTCCGCGAGGTCGGCGCGCTCGCCGCCGAGGTGGTCGTCCGATGAGTGGACCCATTGGACCCGGGACTCGGGACTCGGGACTCGGGACTCGGGACTCGTGGGGGAGCAGTTCCCGAGTCCCGAGTCCCGAGTCCCGAGTCCCGACCCCCGATGAAGTCAAACTGAAGAAGACCGCGCAGCAGCTCGAGTCGCTGTTCGTCGAGCAGCTGTTCAAGGCCATGCGCGAGACCGTCCCGCAGGGCGAGGGCGCGATCGGCGCGGCCACCGGCGAGGACATGTTCACGGGGCTCATGGACCAGCACTTGGCGGCCGATACTCCCACGCAGTGGGCGCACGGCCTGGCCGATGCCGCGTACCGGCAGCTCCGCGCCGCGCTCCCTGGATCGAAGACCGAACAGACCACCGAGCACACTGCGCCGTCCACGAAGTTGACGCAGCTCCGCGCGCCGACGCCCGTGATCCCGCTCCCCTCGCGATAAATGGCGCTTCCCACGCCTCACGCCAGCACCATCGCCGTGCCGTCGTACGCCCCGCCCCGCAGCATGGCGCACGCGCCGGCCCTCGCGCTCGCGCTCGAGGGCGCCGCGCGGCCGTCCGCGAAGCCGCGCCCGATGACGCCGGCGGCGCGCGACGCGCTGCTCGACGCGCTGCGCTCCGAGCGCAAGCTGCTCGACGAGCTCGTGGCGACGCTGCGCCGTCAGCGCTCGGCCGTCGGCACCGACGACCTGCAGGCGGTCGACGACTCGGTGTTCGCGACGCACCGCATCCTCGCCACGCTGGGCCAGGCGCGCGTGCGCCGGCGTCAGATCAACCGCCTCATCGTCGGCGTCGAGGAGCTGCCGGCGCGCGATCTGGAGACGGTGCTCGGCGAGGGCATGGACGACGTGCTGCGCGGCGCGCGCGACGAGCTGCAGGCCAGCGCCGCCGTGCTCGCGCGCGAGGTCGACGTGAACCGCCGCGTGCTCCGCGACGCGCTCTCCAGCGGCGACGCGCAGGCGCGCGCGCTCGCCGGCATCCCGGCCGCCGCGCCTAACGGTGTCGTCGGCGCGAACGTCGGCGGCAACGCCGGCGCCTTGCTCGACCGCACCGGCTGACCGGAGCCCGCCATGTCACTCGGTTCCGTTCTCGGCATCGCGCGCAGCGGGATGAGCGCGCAGCAGCTCATCATCGACACCGCGGGCCACAACATCGCGAACGTCGACACCGAGGGCTACTCGCGCCAGCGCGTCGAGCTCTCGGCCGAGTTCATGAAGCAGCCGATGCTCGGGCAGATGGGCAACGGCGTGCGCGTCGCCGACGTCGCGCAGCTGCGCGACTCCGCGCTCGACACCGCCTACCGCAACGAGGCGTCCGGGTCCGCGTCGTCGCAGCTCCGCAAGGATCTGCTGGGCGGCATCGAGTCGCTGCTCGGCGAGCCGTCGGACACCGGGCTCGCTGCGGCGATGGACGCGTTCTGGTCGTCGTGGTCCGATCTCGCGTCGCAGCCGGCCAGCTCCGCCGCGCGCTCGGTCGTGCAGCAGAACGGCCAGCACGTCGCGGAGATGCTGAACGGGTTCGACCGGCAGCTCGTCGGGATGCGCGCGCAGGTCGCGACCCAGCTCGATGCGACGGTCACGCGCATCAACCAGCTCTCCGACCAGATCGCGGGCTACAACGAGCGCATCATGGGCGCGGAGGTCGGCGGCACGACCGCGGCCGACCTGCGCGACAAGCGCAACCTCGCGATCGACGAGCTGGCGAAGCTCGGCGACACGCACGTCATCGAGTACCCGAACGGATCGGTGCAGGTGTCGCTCGGCACGAACGCGGTCGTCGACGGCACCACCGGCCGCCACGCGCGCACGATCGTCTCGGCCACCGGCGTCGTCGGAATCCACCTCGACCCGGGCAACGAGCCGGCGCTGCCGTTCGGCGGCACGTCGCAGGCGATGGTCGACTTCATGAACCGCGACCTCCCCGACGTCCGCGGGCAGCTCGACGCGCTCGCGAACGGGCTCGTCACCGCGGTGAACGCGATCCACGCGACGGGCGAGCTGTACCCGGCGAACGGCGCCCCGGTCGCGGCGGGGAACTTCTTCGATCCGACGCACGTGACGGCGGGCGACATCTCGCTCAGCGCCGCGGTCGCCGCGAGCGCGGCGAACATCGCGGCCGGCGCCGCGGCGGCCGCCATCCCGGGGCCGGGCAACAACGACGTGGCGCTCGCGCTCGCGGGGCTGCGCTCCGCCGCCGGCCAGGTCACGTACGTCGACGCGACGGGGCAGACGCAGAGCGGCTCGTTCACGAGCTTCTACGGCGACGTCGCGAGCCGGCTCGGCGCTCGCGTCTCCGCCGCGGGCACCGACGCGGACGTGCACGCGACGCTCGCCGACCAGGCGGACACGCGGCGCAAGTCGGTGAGCGGCGTCAACCTCGACGAGGAGCTCACGACGCTCATGCGCGCGCAGCAGGCGTACGCCGCGGCGGCGAAGGTGATCTCCACGGCGAGCGACATGATGAAGACGCTCGTCGACATGATCTGACCGAGGATTTCCCGTGCTCATTCTCGCCCGCCGCCCCGGCGAATCCATCGTCATCGACGGCGGCATTCGCATCGTCGTCCTCGCGTCCGACCGCGGGGGCGTTAGGCTCGGCATCGAGGCGCCGGCGAACGTCGCCATCCTGCGCGGCGAGATCGCCGCGGCGGTCGCCGACTCGAACCGGAGCGCGACCGCGGCGCACGCCGGCGAGTGGGTCGCGCGACTCAAGACGCGTGATGCGTGACGCGCAGGTCAGACGCGCGGCAGGCGCATGACGTAGCCCGCCGCGGTCGCCTCCACCGGCACGCCGGCCAGCCATCGCGCCGCCGCGGCCGACGCTTCGTCGCCCGCCGCGCCGCTCACCGTGAGCGCGACGTCGTCGCCGTCGAGCGTCCATGCGATGCTCGCCGCCGCGCCGCGCTTGGCGGTGCCGAGGAGCAGCAGCAGCGCGCGCGCCAGGCCCACGTGCCGCGCGCGCACCGGCGGCGCGAGCGGGTCGGGCGTCACCGTCACCGGCACGTCGCGCAGCTGTGGGTGATGGGCGTGCAGCTCCACGATCGGCGTGACGAGATCCGGCAGGTGGAGCGGCTCCGCGACGTCGACGTCCGACGCCGAGCCGGCGAGCAGCCGCACGAGGACGAGCACCCCTTCCAGCCGCTCCGTCTCGTCGCGCAGCACGCCGACGATCGACGCCGGCGCGACCGCGCCCGGCTCCAGCAGCCCGGTGGCGGCGACGAGCGTGCCGACGCGGTTGCTCAACGCGTGGGCCAGGCCGCGCAGCAGCGCGTCCTGTTCGGTGAGCCAGCGCACGGCGACAGCAAAGTTTTCGGTCATCCGGGCCGATACTGAGGAGAGACCCCGGTCGAACGACCGGTCATCTGCCCTGCCCTCTCCTCTCCCCTGCCTTCGTCGCCGTGTTCGTCGTCATCGGACTCCTGATCCTGTTCGGAAGCGTGATCGGTGGCTACGTGATGCACCACGGTCACGTGGCGACGCTCATTCAGGTGAACGAGTTCCTGATCATCGGCGGCAGCGCGTTCGGCGCGATGGTGATCGCGAACCCGATGGGGGTCATCAAGGGGACGTTCACCGGCATCCTCGGGCTGCTGAAGCCCAACCCGTTCGCGCACGAGACGTACAGCGAGCTGCTGCAGGTACTCTACGAGGTCTTTCAGCGCGCCCGCAAGGACGGTCTCGTGGGGCTCGAGGCGCACATCGAGGAGCCGGAGAAGAGCGACATCTTCACGAAGTTCTCGCACTTCAGCTCGCACAAGGCCGGCGTCGCGCTGCTCAGCGACACGCTGAAGGTGCTCCTCACCGGCGCGGTCGAGGACCACAACCTGAGCGAGATCCTCGACATCGACCTCGACCAGCAGTACGAGGCGAACATGCACGTGCCGCACGCGCTCGCGACGGTGAGCGACGCGATGCCCGGCTTCGGCATCGTCGCCGCGGTGCTCGGCGTCATCATCACGATGGGCTCCATCGGCGGCGCGGCGAGCGAGATCGGCGAGAAGGTCGCCGCGGCGCTCGTCGGCACGTTCCTCGGCATCCTGCTCTCGTACGGCGTGCTCGGTCCCATGGCGAAGGCGATCGAGGGGCGCGTGAAGGCGGAGCACGCGTACATGTGCTGCATCCGCACCGCGCTGCTCTCGTTCGCCCGCGGCGACGCGCCGATGACGGCGGTGGAGTTCGCGCGCCGCAACATCGATCCGCACGACCGGCCGAGCTTCGCCGAGCTCGAGGCGCTCACGCGCAAGAAGGCCGCGTAAGCGCCCATGACGGACCCGCGCTTCGCGCGCGAGAAGCGGCTCACCGTTCTCGCGCGACACCGCCAGTCGGTCCACCGGCGGTGGGCGTTCGGACTCCTCGGCCTCGCGCTCGGGCTGTGCGACGCGGCGC
This DNA window, taken from Gemmatirosa kalamazoonensis, encodes the following:
- a CDS encoding ABC transporter permease gives rise to the protein MRSLLRDLRTALRTLAHTRGFTTAALCTLALGIGATAAVFSVADAVLLRPLPYVDADRLVLVWGDNPRSGYADLPLSLPNFLDVERAARSFDGMAAWTTDARSRFDLTGGAEPEEVQYAVASARLFTLLGVRPLHGRLFTPDDDRRETARGVVVSARLWARRFGASHDVADKQLVLNGVSYAVVGVLPPDFAFVRAPEPPDVWLPLGLDPFAQRVYARGANAMGVVARLRPGVRIEQAQGELTRVAGELARAEPYFNQGWTLRAVPLREQYARAVRPALGMMLGTAAALLLIGCFNVTNLLLARSATRSREIALRAALGASRSRLVAQLLAESAALALLGGAAAMLVASWIVRLPAAAALVAPTPFTPFAVGREDVALDGRVFAFAAVLTLGTGLLVGLLPAIRLSALAPHAALAGGARATGGPVSRRARHGLVVGQIALSLALLVGAGLLLRSYLRLSRVDPGFRAEDVLVVDLNLALPTYRDPARTAQLVDQLLPRVAALPGVRAVGAAETLPLGGPPPSSDFRVLGRDEPAPNDEPEAIFGAVTPTYFATMGIEVVRGRALAATDDEHAPPVAVINEALARKYFPDEDPIGKRLAISIEALRFDRPNAPPRLDFPSAERHIVGVVRDVRHDGLTDVARPEIFLPFRQRPARSLGVVARTTGDPLALAAAVGRELRTVDPNQPVARTSTMQLRVAESLGAPRARTGLVAMFALVAVALAGVGVYGVVAYGVAQRTRELGVRLALGARQTDLARLVMRQGAPLIAAGLTLGIGGAWVGSHALGALLYGVDAADALTFVVVPALVGAVALLATWVPARRAGRVDPAITLRAD
- a CDS encoding alpha/beta hydrolase, which gives rise to MRLRRSIAILLVALPLAATLVPLVLPPWRFGLVVLRIATAEVGPLLSLLALMLGGVAIALLRDARHRWLLTVPVLAAAVLGLVPAATAFRAGAAGMAAVDGLELRRPRPADGSAVHPVLPPRRLLLGAVRGLPAPTGVTERVVHYAAVDGSPLALRLYRAAGGAPRPTVVVLYGGAWRNGDAAQGAPIQRWIAANGYTVVALDYRHAPAHPYPAALDDVRRGLALVRDSAAAWGVDTARVALLGRSSGGHLATRTAWGPVAPPLTIRGTVSFYAPFDLARGYVDPPSPDPIGVRAVLRDFLGGAPDAVPDRYRDASPKTWVRAGLPPALLVYAGHDHLVKPAFGRAAAAALRRAGVPVVYVEVPWAEHGFDLADGGPEGTAVLGVVLRFLQRVL
- a CDS encoding flagellar hook-basal body protein; this translates as MPNGLSSAASALRYWERRQEIASNNLANASTDGFKAERVFGKMFGDALTVAQTATDTRAGSFRQTGNPLDVAIKGDAFLVVDTPNGERFSRGGSLALDPARRLVDGSGHPVLGEQGPIVVPDGTVTIDGTGTVRVNGAAIDRLRLERAGAPATLAHEGGTLLVPDGARARVPDAERSVTQGFVEESNVNTVSSMVDMIAVQRAYASVQKAISTMDAVRGTAANELGKPV
- the flgG gene encoding flagellar basal-body rod protein FlgG — translated: MDPALRAAASGMMAQQLRTEVIANNLANVNTTGFKRSRANFEDLLYQTVQGAAVLGQPESQTQPAVQIGRGTRLVGVQRLHTQGALETTNRPLDVAIEGEGFFQVQAPGGQTEYTRDGTFQISDQGVLVTGSGYTLVPNIKIPSDATGLTISASGIVSATRGQSTQPEELGRIEVARFANPAGLQAQGENLYAATAASGEPVTGFPQEDGFGRCVQGAVESSNVEIVQEMVDMISAMRAYEINSKAIKNSEDMLEIANNLVK
- the flgA gene encoding flagellar basal body P-ring formation chaperone FlgA, with translation MLLALLLLVALGTPLAAQPKASCTPVAARALVRGQTLTADDISMVDAKGGSALCALRSALVGSQTRRMIAAGEPLREPAVAPPNVVAANTPVAVVYRDTGIEVRLKGVAQNAAPLGGRVTVHVDVRRRLDGIVVAPGVVEVK
- a CDS encoding flagellar basal body L-ring protein FlgH — encoded protein: MPNTRMRLTLAAALLLAPAAVLAQPAAAPAAAPAAAPAAAPASAVSAPAAPAPARPGLHSWLSDRREFVVGDIITVLVDDYTISSAIKDDLATQRRNRDLGLGVDVNTGGPKATAIDARINSRNNADAQNRGEARRENRFQSEMSVRVVSVGEHGLLQVKGTRLVDVDKGKQNISLAGWLRAQDVSTANVVESSRIADAQLTYLSPGPLGKPKQGLVSRVVSIVWP
- a CDS encoding flagellar basal body P-ring protein FlgI is translated as MRRYPFSLLRAALRNAVVAPPKQTATDYAALGRLLAEYDARALETRRAADARRRRLALAMGTVVVDEPTPSADAEHPPRLEHLRLTPFQAFAAVAVPAKRGLERAVALVVAELADSVRDTVRRPTRSAVGAVLLALGALAPAALRAQDVRIKDLTIAEGAAPIRLVGYGLAVGLDGTGDRANGVRGSGMTVQSVVNLLRRFDVEVPAELLRTRNVAAVLVTAEVSPYLRSGGRFDVHVASMGDARSLRGGVLWMTPLVAEAGGKPYALAQGALMVSESADPRDRYAAPTVETTVRLPNGGQLEVDLPRPSFAGASRLLLKEPDVGTASKIAAAINGALGAKTATVEDPGAVALALPDTGDRALMLSKVRDLAVRPDRIARLVIDGRDGTVVAGGDMTVGEAVVSHGAVTLTIGAQTGPAPAPGDTSVAPGDVRVTPGTTVQKVAAALHAVQTPAPEIAAIFLALREVGALAAEVVVR
- a CDS encoding rod-binding protein encodes the protein MSGPIGPGTRDSGLGTRDSWGSSSRVPSPESRVPTPDEVKLKKTAQQLESLFVEQLFKAMRETVPQGEGAIGAATGEDMFTGLMDQHLAADTPTQWAHGLADAAYRQLRAALPGSKTEQTTEHTAPSTKLTQLRAPTPVIPLPSR
- the flgN gene encoding flagellar export chaperone FlgN; this encodes MAHAPALALALEGAARPSAKPRPMTPAARDALLDALRSERKLLDELVATLRRQRSAVGTDDLQAVDDSVFATHRILATLGQARVRRRQINRLIVGVEELPARDLETVLGEGMDDVLRGARDELQASAAVLAREVDVNRRVLRDALSSGDAQARALAGIPAAAPNGVVGANVGGNAGALLDRTG
- the flgK gene encoding flagellar hook-associated protein FlgK — protein: MSLGSVLGIARSGMSAQQLIIDTAGHNIANVDTEGYSRQRVELSAEFMKQPMLGQMGNGVRVADVAQLRDSALDTAYRNEASGSASSQLRKDLLGGIESLLGEPSDTGLAAAMDAFWSSWSDLASQPASSAARSVVQQNGQHVAEMLNGFDRQLVGMRAQVATQLDATVTRINQLSDQIAGYNERIMGAEVGGTTAADLRDKRNLAIDELAKLGDTHVIEYPNGSVQVSLGTNAVVDGTTGRHARTIVSATGVVGIHLDPGNEPALPFGGTSQAMVDFMNRDLPDVRGQLDALANGLVTAVNAIHATGELYPANGAPVAAGNFFDPTHVTAGDISLSAAVAASAANIAAGAAAAAIPGPGNNDVALALAGLRSAAGQVTYVDATGQTQSGSFTSFYGDVASRLGARVSAAGTDADVHATLADQADTRRKSVSGVNLDEELTTLMRAQQAYAAAAKVISTASDMMKTLVDMI
- a CDS encoding carbon storage regulator, translating into MLILARRPGESIVIDGGIRIVVLASDRGGVRLGIEAPANVAILRGEIAAAVADSNRSATAAHAGEWVARLKTRDA